From the Solanum lycopersicum chromosome 10, SLM_r2.1 genome, one window contains:
- the LOC101255435 gene encoding magnesium-chelatase subunit ChlI, chloroplastic has translation MASLLGTSSSSSAAAILASTPFTSRSSKSAALSLFPSSGHSQGRKFYGGIRLPVKKGRSQFHVAISNVATEISPAQEQAQKLAEDSQRPVYPFPAIVGQDEMKLCLLLNVIDPKIGGVMIMGDRGTGKSTTVRSLVDLLPEIKVISGDPFNSDPDDQEVMSAEVRDKLRKGEQLPVSLTKINMVDLPLGATEDRVCGTIDIEKALTEGVKAFEPGLLAKANRGILYVDEVNLLDDHLVDVLLDSAASGWNTVEREGISISHPARFILIGSGNPEEGELRPQLLDRFGMHAQVGTVRDAELRVKIVEERGRFDKNPKEFRESYKGEQEKLQSQITSARSGLSSVTIDHDLRVKISKVCAELNVDGLRGDIVTNRAARALAALKGRDKVTPEDIATVIPNCLRHRLRKDPLESIDSGLLVVEKFYEVFG, from the exons GACATAGCCAAGGGAGGAAGTTTTATGGAGGAATTAGACTCCCAGTTAAGAAAGGGAGGTCCCAATTCCATGTGGCAATTTCCAATGTTGCAACTGAAATCAGCCCTGCTCAAGAACAG GCTCAGAAACTTGCTGAAGACAGCCAGAGACCGGTGTATCCATTTCCCGCCATAGTGGGGCAAGATGAGATGAAGTTGTGTCTTTTGCTGAATGTAATAGATCCAAAGATTGGAGGCGTGATGATTATGGGTGATAGAGGAACTGGGAAGTCCACCACGGTTAGGTCTTTGGTGGATTTACTTCCAGAAATAAAAGTTATTTCTGGTGATCCATTTAATTCAGATCCAGATGACCAAGAAGTAATGAGCGCTGAAGTCCGTGACAAATTGAGGAAGGGAGAGCAGCTTCCTGTGTCTCTcaccaaaatcaacatggttgATTTACCACTAGGTGCTACTGAGGACAGGGTGTGTGGGACAATCGACATTGAGAAAGCTCTTACCGAGGGTGTGAAGGCATTCGAGCCTGGTCTTCTTGCTAAAGCTAACAGAGGAATACTTTATGTCGACGAGGTTAATCTTTTGGACGACCATTTAGTAGATGTTCTTTTGGATTCTGCAGCATCAGGATGGAACACTGTTGAAAGAGAGGGAATATCAATTTCACACCCTGCTCGATTTATCCTTATTGGTTCAGGTAATCCTGAAGAAGGAGAACTTAGGCCACAGCTTCTTGATCGATTTGGAATGCATGCCCAAGTCGGGACTGTGAGAGATGCAGAACTAAGAGTGAAGATCGTCGAGGAAAGAGGTCGTTTTGACAAGAACCCCAAGGAATTCCGGGAATCATACAAGGGGGAGCAAGAAAAGCTCCAGAGCCAAATCACCTCAGCCAGGAGCGGGCTTTCTTCTGTTACGATTGATCATGATCTCCGCGTTAAAATCTCTAAGGTCTGTGCAGAACTGAATGTCGATGGATTGAGAGGTGATATAGTCACTAACAGAGCAGCAAGAGCATTGGCTGCACTTAAAGGAAGAGATAAGGTAACCCCAGAAGATATCGCCACTGTCATTCCCAACTGCTTAAGACACAGACTTAGGAAGGATCCGTTGGAATCTATCGACTCAGGTTTACTTGTTGTTGAGAAATTTTACGAGGTTTTTGGCTAA
- the LOC101254843 gene encoding nudix hydrolase 15, mitochondrial has protein sequence MASNRSESLVKLAERLRLYNSISTQISKIQEFVPKNQELGINPIPKSNRAAVLVCLFEDPQGHLRVILTKRASTLSSHSGEVALPGGKVEEGDADNVETALREAEEEIGLDRSLVDVVTVLESFTNKKGITVIPVVGILWDRNTFNPLINTAEVASLFDAPLEMFLKDENRREQEREYMGDEYVLHFFDHETENEKYIIWAITAGILIKAASIVYQRPPDFQERTPKFWSRNRQ, from the exons ATGGCATCTAACAGATCAGAGAGCCTTGTGAAGTTAGCTGAAAGACTTCGTCTTTATAACTCTATAAGTACCCAAATTTCGAAAATTCAAGAATTTGTTcccaaaaatcaagaattgGGGATAAACCCAATACCTAAATCAAACAGGGCTGCAGTTTTGGTGTGTCTATTTGAAGACCCACAAGGCCATCTTCGTGTAATCCTCACCAAAAGAGCTTCAACACTTTCTTCACACTCAG GTGAAGTTGCTTTGCCTGGTGGGAAAGTAGAAGAAGGGGATGCCGATAACGTTGAGACAGCATTGAGGGAGGCTGAGGAGGAGATCGGATTAGACCGTTCACTTGTAGATGTTGTTACTGTTCTTGAATCCTTTACCAACAAG AAGGGAATTACGGTGATTCCTGTCGTGGGCATACTTTGGGACCGGAACACATTCAACCCGTTGATAAATACTGCAGAAGTGGCATCACTATTTGATGCACCTCTAGAGATGTTTCTCAAG GATGAGAATCGACGAGAACAAGAACGTGAATACATGGGAGATGAATATGTTCTTCATTTCTTTGATCATGAAACAGAGAATGAGAAGTATATAATATGGGCTATAACTGCTGGCATTTTGATTAAAGCTGCATCGATTGTGTACCAACGTCCCCCTGATTTTCAAGAACGAACACCTAAATTCTGGAGTAGAAATCGTCAATGA
- the LOC101255142 gene encoding nudix hydrolase 22, chloroplastic-like isoform X1, producing MAYNRSERLMKLSERLRLYNQNSKIEELGTDNSNSNSIRSKSNRAAVLVCLFEDPQENLRVILTKRASTLSSYSGEVALPGGKVEEGDADDIETALREAEEEIGLDRSLVDVVTVLESFTAKKGITVIPVVGILWDRSAFNPLINAAEVASIFDAPLEMFLKDENRREQEFEHMGDKYVIHFFDHQTENEKYIIWAFTAAILIKAASIVYQRPPDFQERRPRFWNRSRQ from the exons ATGGCATATAACAGATCAGAGAGACTGATGAAATTAAGTGAAAGGCTTCGTTTATATaaccaaaattcaaaaattgaagaattgGGGACagataatagtaatagtaattcaATAAGATCCAAATCAAACAGAGCTGCAGTTTTGGTGTGTCTATTTGAAGACCCACAAGAAAATCTTCGTGTAATCCTCACCAAAAGAGCTTCAACACTTTCTTCATACTCAG GTGAAGTTGCTTTGCCTGGTGGAAAAGTAGAAGAAGGTGATGCCGATGACATTGAAACAGCTCTGAGGGAGGCCGAGGAGGAGATCGGATTAGATCGTTCACTTGTAGATGTTGTCACTGTTCTTGAATCCTTTACCGCCAAG AAGGGAATTACAGTGATTCCAGTTGTGGGCATACTTTGGGATCGGAGCGCGTTCAACCCGTTGATAAACGCTGCAGAAGTGGCATCAATATTTGATGCACCTCTGGAAATGTTTCTTAAG GATGAGAATCGACGAGAGCAAGAGTTTGAACACATGGGAGATAAGTATGTAATCCATTTCTTTGATCATCAAACAGAGAATGAGAAGTATATAATATGGGCTTTTACTGCTGCTATTTTGATTAAAGCTGCATCGATTGTGTACCAACGTCCCCCTGATTTTCAAGAACGAAGACCTAGATTTTGGAACAGAAGTCGTCAATGA
- the LOC101255142 gene encoding nudix hydrolase 22, chloroplastic-like isoform X2, whose amino-acid sequence MAYNRSERLMKLSERLRLYNQNSKIEELGTDNSNSNSIRSKSNRAAVLVCLFEDPQENLRVILTKRASTLSSYSGEVALPGGKVEEGDADDIETALREAEEEIGLDRSLVDVVTVLESFTAKGITVIPVVGILWDRSAFNPLINAAEVASIFDAPLEMFLKDENRREQEFEHMGDKYVIHFFDHQTENEKYIIWAFTAAILIKAASIVYQRPPDFQERRPRFWNRSRQ is encoded by the exons ATGGCATATAACAGATCAGAGAGACTGATGAAATTAAGTGAAAGGCTTCGTTTATATaaccaaaattcaaaaattgaagaattgGGGACagataatagtaatagtaattcaATAAGATCCAAATCAAACAGAGCTGCAGTTTTGGTGTGTCTATTTGAAGACCCACAAGAAAATCTTCGTGTAATCCTCACCAAAAGAGCTTCAACACTTTCTTCATACTCAG GTGAAGTTGCTTTGCCTGGTGGAAAAGTAGAAGAAGGTGATGCCGATGACATTGAAACAGCTCTGAGGGAGGCCGAGGAGGAGATCGGATTAGATCGTTCACTTGTAGATGTTGTCACTGTTCTTGAATCCTTTACCGCCAAG GGAATTACAGTGATTCCAGTTGTGGGCATACTTTGGGATCGGAGCGCGTTCAACCCGTTGATAAACGCTGCAGAAGTGGCATCAATATTTGATGCACCTCTGGAAATGTTTCTTAAG GATGAGAATCGACGAGAGCAAGAGTTTGAACACATGGGAGATAAGTATGTAATCCATTTCTTTGATCATCAAACAGAGAATGAGAAGTATATAATATGGGCTTTTACTGCTGCTATTTTGATTAAAGCTGCATCGATTGTGTACCAACGTCCCCCTGATTTTCAAGAACGAAGACCTAGATTTTGGAACAGAAGTCGTCAATGA